The Thermococcus sp. region TTTATGCTCTGCTTCATGCCCTCCTTGAAGTAGGTCAGTGCAACCTTCTGGATTGTCTCAAGGTCTCCACCGAGCTTGTCGTTTATCCAGCTGTGCCAGTCTGCGAGGAAAACCCTCGTTTTAACGCCAGCCTTCTGGAGGTCGGCTATCTTGGCTCCAGCCATCAGTCCGGTTCCGAGGTGAATGTAACCGCTTATCTCAAAGCCTATGTAGTGCTGGAGCGGTGCACCAACCTCAAGGAGAAGCCTCAGGTTTTCCTCCGTTAGGAGTTCCTCCGTGGGCTTTCTCTTGATGAGCTCAATCTTCTCCTCGATGTCCATCTCTATCACCTAAGCCGGAAAAGGCGAAAGCCTTTAAGGGCTTTGCGGAAGTTTTTCAAGCGAGTTAAACTTTCATTCATAAGATTTATAACTTCTTTTCCGTTAGATAACCCGGTGATACCATGAGGAAGGCTGCGATACTCATAGCGGCTTTCGTTTTGTTTGGTCTCTTTGGAACCGCAATGACCAGCGCCGCAGGGACAACACCGACCGTTGCAGTTGATCTGGCCCACGGTGAGAACCCGAAGGGCCTTCTGGACGTTACCTATAAGAACGAAACCCTGACGGCGGGAATACTCAGCACGATCAAGGACATGAAGTTCGTTTACTTTGGAGACCCCAAGTACGAGGAAGAGCTTGGAATCAAGGGGCTTGGTCAGAAGATAACCTACGATGCCCTCAAGGGCGTTGACATCCTCATCATAGGACAGCCAAGCAGCCCGTTCTACCCGGACGAGGTTCAGGCCATCAAGCAGTGGCTCGCCGAGGGCGGGCATGTCCTCTGGGTTGCCGGTGACAGCGATTACGGAAACGGTGTCAAGACCCAGCAGTTCGTTGACAGCCTCCTCGACCAGCTCGGAATTACCAACCTCCGCGTTGACCTCTGTTCCGTTGAGGACCCGGTCAGCAACGCCGGTGGAAAGTCCTACCGTGTAGTTGCCATCGTCAAGCCCAGTCCCGACACTCCGGAGAAGGACATGATAACCAAGGGCTTCAAGAACGGCGGTAAGATACTCGCCCA contains the following coding sequences:
- a CDS encoding CGP-CTERM sorting domain-containing protein, with protein sequence MRKAAILIAAFVLFGLFGTAMTSAAGTTPTVAVDLAHGENPKGLLDVTYKNETLTAGILSTIKDMKFVYFGDPKYEEELGIKGLGQKITYDALKGVDILIIGQPSSPFYPDEVQAIKQWLAEGGHVLWVAGDSDYGNGVKTQQFVDSLLDQLGITNLRVDLCSVEDPVSNAGGKSYRVVAIVKPSPDTPEKDMITKGFKNGGKILAHGPGVVAWVDDNGNWHPLNDSSRPKNAYIIVRTTKNGQIVENNAPAANAYQAGDQGEFPIVAVQIVSEEGKKPNVIIVSGETPIGGYEPMWVSKYYDVPLDGPTFITNFLHWSLEMTKGTPTSSSSSASPQSSASTSSKGKVCGPAAIVGLAVVPLLLRRRK